One window of the Chryseobacterium sp. CY350 genome contains the following:
- a CDS encoding UDP-2,3-diacylglucosamine diphosphatase, whose product MLKTTINLEPGKKVYFASDQHFGAPDPKQSKIREEKFIRWMNEIKEDAQVLFLMGDLFDFWHEWKHVIPKGYVRVLGKIAELKDSGVHVYFFVGNHDLWMKDYLEEEIGCTVFYKKQYFEIAGKQFLLAHGDGLGPGDKGYKRMKKVFTNPVAQWFFKWLHPDIAMKVALYLSQKNKMISGDEDKAFLGEDKEFLIIYSKEKLKTEKIDYFIYGHRHLPMVLDLSENSKYINLGDWISYFTYGVFRHDFELKTFEQK is encoded by the coding sequence GTGCTAAAAACGACCATCAATTTAGAACCCGGAAAAAAGGTGTACTTTGCATCAGATCAGCATTTTGGTGCTCCCGATCCGAAACAGAGCAAAATTCGGGAAGAAAAATTTATCCGTTGGATGAATGAGATCAAAGAAGATGCTCAGGTTTTGTTTTTGATGGGTGATTTATTTGATTTTTGGCACGAATGGAAGCATGTCATTCCGAAAGGTTATGTGCGAGTTTTGGGGAAAATTGCTGAATTGAAAGATAGCGGCGTTCATGTTTATTTTTTTGTCGGAAATCATGATCTTTGGATGAAAGACTATCTTGAAGAAGAAATTGGCTGCACTGTTTTCTATAAAAAGCAATATTTTGAAATCGCCGGAAAACAGTTTCTTTTAGCTCATGGTGATGGTTTGGGACCAGGTGACAAAGGCTATAAAAGAATGAAAAAAGTCTTTACAAATCCTGTTGCACAGTGGTTTTTCAAATGGCTTCATCCTGATATTGCAATGAAAGTGGCTCTGTATCTTTCACAGAAAAATAAAATGATTTCAGGAGATGAAGACAAAGCTTTTTTGGGAGAAGATAAAGAGTTTCTGATCATTTACTCCAAAGAAAAGCTGAAAACTGAAAAAATTGATTACTTTATCTATGGTCACCGACATCTGCCAATGGTATTAGATTTAAGTGAAAATTCAAAGTACATCAATCTTGGGGACTGGATCTCTTATTTCACTTACGGAGTTTTTCGACATGATTTTGAATTGAAAACTTTTGAACAGAAATAA
- a CDS encoding ABC-F family ATP-binding cassette domain-containing protein: MLSVQGLGLHHSGNYLFQNVNFTIKKDDKVGLVGKNGAGKSTLLKMLSKEITFYEGVVVPEGNITIGFLKQDLDFVKGRTVWAETMQAFEQINAWKNELEEVNHQLATRTDYESDAYTDIINKMTELNDLLMHHDAYNLEGDIEKVLFGLGFKADDFQKITDEFSGGWRMRIELAKLLLQKNDLMLLDEPTNHLDMESIIWLENFLKDYPGAIVLVSHDKQFMTAVCNRTFDVNNRKVDDYKTNYTKYLVMREERREKLIQAKKNQDAEKKQMEDNINKFRASATKASFAQSLIKKLDKIDRIEVDNEDVSKFNIRFQQSVVPGKVIFEAEHLGKAYGKKQIFDEVDFIVQRGDRIALLGQNGQGKTTLAKILAGDIKDYSGSWNLGHNVNIGYFAQNQEEVLTPNKTVLEEAEDSATEETRPRVRDLLGSFLFQGEAVNKKTKVLSGGERNRLALCKLLLRPFNTLIMDEPTNHLDIQSKEIIKLALQKFEGTLIVISHDREFLQGLCDKIYEFRDGHMKEFLGSVNEYLEFRQKESIREISAEKAKLHDEDAKIVEKAKAEEKQAKAEIKSTVIVSKEQKNIQNKIKKVEERISELETAIETMEATFTSENPSDETLEKYNKTKEDLDAALQEWEYLGTQLE, encoded by the coding sequence ATGCTTTCGGTTCAAGGTTTAGGTTTACATCATTCGGGAAACTATCTGTTTCAAAACGTCAATTTCACCATCAAAAAGGATGATAAAGTTGGTTTGGTCGGTAAAAACGGAGCGGGGAAATCCACTTTGTTAAAAATGCTTTCCAAAGAAATCACTTTTTACGAAGGCGTGGTCGTTCCGGAAGGTAATATTACGATCGGCTTTCTGAAGCAGGATCTGGATTTCGTGAAGGGTAGAACCGTTTGGGCAGAGACTATGCAGGCTTTTGAGCAGATTAATGCATGGAAAAATGAGTTGGAAGAAGTTAACCATCAGTTGGCAACAAGAACCGACTATGAAAGTGATGCTTATACGGATATCATCAACAAAATGACGGAGCTGAATGATCTTTTGATGCATCATGACGCGTATAATCTGGAAGGTGATATTGAAAAAGTATTGTTTGGTTTAGGTTTTAAAGCCGATGATTTTCAAAAAATAACTGATGAATTTTCAGGAGGCTGGAGAATGAGAATTGAACTGGCAAAATTGCTTCTTCAGAAAAATGATCTGATGCTTCTCGATGAGCCTACCAATCACCTGGATATGGAATCGATCATTTGGCTGGAAAACTTTTTGAAAGATTATCCAGGAGCAATCGTTTTGGTAAGTCACGATAAACAGTTTATGACCGCAGTTTGTAACAGGACTTTTGATGTAAACAACAGAAAAGTAGATGATTATAAGACTAATTATACTAAATATCTGGTAATGCGGGAAGAACGTCGTGAAAAACTGATTCAGGCTAAAAAGAATCAGGATGCGGAGAAGAAGCAAATGGAAGATAACATTAATAAGTTTCGTGCAAGTGCCACCAAAGCATCTTTTGCGCAGTCGCTTATTAAAAAATTAGATAAAATTGACCGTATTGAAGTTGATAACGAAGACGTTTCTAAATTTAATATCCGTTTTCAACAGTCTGTTGTTCCTGGGAAAGTGATTTTCGAAGCAGAACATTTAGGAAAAGCGTACGGTAAAAAGCAGATTTTTGATGAGGTAGACTTTATTGTTCAAAGAGGTGACAGAATTGCGCTTCTTGGGCAAAACGGACAGGGAAAAACAACTTTAGCCAAAATTCTTGCAGGAGATATTAAAGATTATTCTGGAAGTTGGAACTTAGGCCACAATGTAAATATCGGTTATTTTGCACAAAATCAGGAAGAGGTTTTAACACCGAATAAAACTGTTCTGGAAGAAGCTGAAGATTCTGCAACCGAAGAAACGAGACCGAGAGTAAGAGATTTGTTAGGATCTTTCTTATTTCAGGGTGAAGCGGTGAATAAAAAAACGAAAGTACTTTCCGGAGGAGAAAGAAACCGTTTGGCGCTTTGTAAATTATTGCTCCGTCCGTTCAACACGTTGATTATGGATGAGCCTACCAATCACCTTGATATTCAATCTAAAGAGATTATCAAACTGGCTCTACAGAAATTTGAAGGTACTTTAATCGTTATTTCTCACGACAGAGAATTTTTACAGGGACTTTGTGATAAAATTTATGAATTCCGTGACGGACATATGAAAGAATTCTTAGGAAGTGTGAATGAATATCTTGAATTCAGACAAAAAGAATCAATCAGAGAAATTTCTGCCGAAAAAGCAAAACTTCATGACGAAGATGCAAAGATTGTGGAAAAAGCTAAAGCAGAAGAAAAACAAGCCAAAGCTGAGATAAAATCGACTGTCATCGTAAGCAAAGAGCAAAAAAATATTCAGAATAAAATAAAAAAAGTTGAAGAAAGAATTTCTGAACTGGAAACGGCAATAGAAACTATGGAAGCAACTTTCACTTCTGAAAATCCGTCTGACGAAACATTAGAAAAATACAATAAAACAAAAGAAGATCTTGACGCAGCATTGCAGGAATGGGAATATCTTGGAACTCAGCTTGAGTAA
- the aqpZ gene encoding aquaporin Z yields MISKTSKFVAEMLGTMVLVLMGCGSAVIAGADGTTGVGLLGISFAFGLSVVAMAYAIGHISGCHINPAISIAMVAAGRMKMDEAIRYIIAQIIGAIIGAGILYIIFMNHPGAEMKEWALGSNGWGTGYLDAYNTTAAFVAEFIFTFIFLMVILGSTSTKNINGGFAGLAIGFSLVLIHIVGIKVTGISVNPARSIGPAIFAGGAALSQLWLFVVAPVLGGVAAAFTYNLLMERPEQAK; encoded by the coding sequence ATGATTTCAAAAACTTCAAAATTTGTTGCAGAAATGCTCGGTACCATGGTACTTGTTCTAATGGGATGCGGAAGCGCAGTAATTGCGGGCGCAGACGGCACTACAGGAGTCGGACTTCTGGGAATTTCTTTCGCATTCGGTCTCAGTGTAGTTGCTATGGCTTACGCAATTGGTCATATTTCAGGATGTCACATCAATCCCGCGATCTCAATTGCAATGGTTGCTGCCGGAAGAATGAAAATGGATGAAGCCATCCGCTATATTATTGCGCAGATTATTGGCGCTATCATCGGAGCAGGAATTCTTTATATAATTTTCATGAATCATCCCGGTGCAGAAATGAAAGAATGGGCCTTGGGTTCCAACGGTTGGGGAACGGGATATCTTGATGCTTACAATACAACAGCAGCTTTTGTAGCAGAATTTATCTTTACCTTTATTTTCCTTATGGTAATTTTGGGATCAACTTCTACAAAAAATATCAATGGCGGCTTTGCGGGTTTGGCGATCGGATTTTCTTTGGTTTTAATTCATATTGTAGGCATTAAAGTGACCGGAATTTCTGTAAATCCTGCAAGAAGTATCGGTCCTGCAATTTTTGCGGGTGGTGCTGCTCTTTCACAATTATGGTTATTCGTTGTTGCTCCGGTTTTAGGAGGAGTTGCAGCAGCTTTTACCTATAATTTATTGATGGAAAGACCTGAACAGGCAAAATAA
- a CDS encoding LuxE/PaaK family acyltransferase translates to MISIFDITTEQEFENLALTTFRYQYKNIEVYRKFVDYLNIDVEKIMSLDKIPFLPIEMFKNHQILDKNISTDLYFQSSGTTQMNLSKHFIADENIYQESIYKSFEQFIGKPEDYIFLGLLPSYLEKQNSSLIYMVDFLMKKSGKPENGYFLYNHADLFNLLNELKDKKVILFGVSFALLDFLDFCNSNSQALIKSNNLTVIETGGMKGRKEEMTKDELLKILQNGFSTEQIYSEYSMTELLSQAYSLGKNIYKCPNWMRVLIRNAEDPFGYEKAGRTGAVNIIDLANIHSCSFIATQDLGKLLIEDHKKFQVLGRIDHSDIRGCSLLVS, encoded by the coding sequence TTGATAAGTATATTTGATATCACAACCGAGCAGGAGTTTGAAAATCTGGCGCTGACGACTTTTCGCTACCAGTATAAAAACATAGAAGTCTACAGAAAATTTGTAGATTATCTCAATATTGATGTTGAAAAAATAATGTCATTAGATAAAATTCCTTTTTTGCCGATCGAAATGTTTAAAAATCATCAGATCTTAGACAAAAATATCTCTACTGATCTGTATTTTCAAAGTTCAGGAACTACTCAGATGAATTTGTCTAAACATTTCATCGCAGACGAAAACATTTATCAGGAAAGTATTTACAAGAGTTTTGAGCAATTTATAGGAAAGCCGGAAGATTATATTTTTCTTGGATTGTTGCCAAGTTACCTCGAAAAACAGAATTCTTCGCTGATCTATATGGTAGATTTTCTAATGAAAAAATCTGGCAAACCGGAAAATGGATATTTCCTTTACAATCACGCAGATTTATTCAACCTTTTAAATGAACTGAAAGACAAAAAAGTCATTTTATTTGGTGTTTCATTTGCTCTTTTAGATTTTTTGGATTTCTGTAATTCAAATTCGCAGGCTCTGATAAAATCTAATAATTTGACAGTTATTGAAACAGGCGGAATGAAAGGGAGGAAAGAAGAAATGACGAAAGACGAACTTTTAAAAATTCTTCAGAACGGTTTTAGTACTGAACAAATATATTCAGAATATTCGATGACAGAATTGCTTTCGCAGGCCTATTCTTTGGGCAAAAATATTTACAAATGTCCGAATTGGATGCGGGTTTTGATACGAAATGCCGAAGATCCTTTCGGATATGAGAAAGCCGGGAGAACGGGAGCTGTCAACATAATTGATCTGGCAAATATTCATTCGTGTTCGTTTATTGCAACACAGGATTTGGGTAAATTATTGATTGAAGATCATAAGAAATTTCAGGTTTTGGGAAGAATTGATCATTCGGATATTCGGGGATGTAGTTTGTTGGTGAGTTGA
- a CDS encoding DUF5715 family protein codes for MRKFLYIIILAFYQFAQGQASKKTLPCYDLTEVLKVEPTALYKPHLDASKSFNVNILKNTSNVQKYINKGKFHTINKTGKGYRVQKLDYSRPYLVSKAKKTLEKIGARFSKETKGRTFTVSSITRTLEDQCRLRKVNTNASLGISSHNYGNSFDISYVRFNNKLRPDEKMEAALEKVLKYYVNAGQIFYIKERQQSCFHVTVRNY; via the coding sequence ATGAGGAAGTTTTTATACATTATAATACTGGCTTTTTATCAGTTTGCCCAAGGTCAGGCATCGAAGAAAACATTGCCATGCTATGATCTCACCGAGGTTTTGAAAGTTGAGCCTACCGCACTTTATAAACCTCATTTGGATGCTTCGAAAAGTTTTAATGTAAATATTCTGAAAAACACATCAAACGTTCAGAAATATATCAATAAAGGTAAATTTCACACTATCAATAAGACAGGAAAAGGATATAGAGTGCAAAAATTAGATTATAGCAGGCCATACCTGGTTTCTAAGGCAAAAAAAACTTTAGAAAAAATAGGAGCTAGATTCAGCAAAGAAACAAAAGGGCGCACATTTACTGTTTCTTCTATTACCAGAACGCTGGAAGATCAATGCAGATTAAGAAAAGTTAATACCAATGCGTCTTTAGGAATCAGCTCGCACAATTACGGTAATTCTTTTGATATTTCATATGTAAGATTTAATAATAAATTGAGACCAGATGAGAAAATGGAAGCCGCACTTGAAAAAGTTTTAAAATATTACGTCAATGCAGGGCAGATTTTTTACATCAAAGAGAGGCAGCAAAGCTGTTTTCATGTGACGGTTCGGAATTATTAA
- a CDS encoding ComF family protein: MILDIFFPNRCIHCNRIINGKLLVCNLCFEQIHFTHFEYSEENSLKEKCKLLFPIENAYALMQFEQENLSRKIIHELKYRSRETTGKILADWVIERLDFKNEKPDLLVTVPLHPKKEKERGYNQLHLFTKVLSDFHTIPFDHHLFKRNHYSKAQALKDKKHRLETQHTFSLIKNVSNQHILIIDDVFTTGNTLATIAWEILKAGNNKVSILVMAVDE; the protein is encoded by the coding sequence ATGATTTTAGATATATTTTTTCCGAATCGCTGCATTCACTGTAACAGAATTATCAATGGCAAACTGCTTGTCTGTAATCTCTGTTTTGAACAAATTCATTTTACTCATTTTGAATATTCTGAAGAAAACAGTTTAAAAGAAAAATGCAAATTGCTGTTTCCGATCGAGAACGCTTATGCATTGATGCAGTTTGAACAAGAAAATCTCAGTCGGAAAATCATTCATGAGTTAAAATACAGAAGTCGCGAAACGACAGGAAAAATTCTTGCAGATTGGGTAATTGAGCGTTTGGATTTTAAAAACGAAAAACCTGATTTGTTGGTAACCGTACCTCTTCATCCCAAAAAAGAGAAAGAGAGAGGGTATAATCAATTGCATCTGTTTACAAAAGTACTTTCAGATTTTCATACTATTCCGTTTGATCATCATTTATTTAAGCGAAACCATTACTCAAAGGCTCAAGCGTTAAAAGATAAAAAACACCGTCTTGAAACCCAACATACTTTTTCTTTAATTAAAAACGTTTCCAATCAGCATATTTTAATAATTGATGATGTTTTCACCACAGGAAATACTTTGGCTACAATTGCCTGGGAAATTTTGAAAGCAGGAAATAATAAAGTGAGTATTTTGGTGATGGCGGTTGATGAATGA
- a CDS encoding TonB-dependent receptor, translated as MKLIYSLLLIFCGLVITNAQKTFSVQGTVQDFHDKTMLENAVVKLGDFTAKTDKNGKFSFNKIPAGNYKLIAKHPDCNDYTENVGVTKDVHLSITLEHHAGEIETVTIHGSHKTNGSLIIKTLDKSEIERNTTDNLGNLLSKISGVTALKTGNNVSKPVIHGLYGSRIAILNNGVKLAEQEWGVEHAPNVDINNFQHIDVIKGASALKYGSDAIGGVVVLEPEIFPKKDTIKGSIGLSGISNGRGLALDVDVAKVWKNGWAVKSGGSIKKLGDQSAPDYNLKNTGMDFSSFNFTVQNNTFEKGISFDYYLTNQNIGILRDSHVSTTGDYDRAMTASIPVYSGNFSYDIDNPRQVIEHHIAKVSAFKRFSTIGKLSATYSYQYNHRQEYDIRRGELKDTPSLDLELMTHQFNLNDLLEREKWSLETGIDGSFQNNYSDPATKARRLIPNYDKYSAGAYSVFKYKISNHFNFEAGARYDFARYDVTKWYDKSDWEGRYANVFPEFYVKTDQNRILTRPQLNYNNVSFNAGLEYHPGSVFDLKFNYAKVGRSPNVAELFSDGLHHSAGIIETGDMGLKNEQGHQFNLTVDSKFNVLRGLNISVNPYFFITKNFINEVPVGIKGTIRGVFPEWAYQQIDAKMYGLDLDVNFKLTDDLTYVGKGSYVYGQDETNNEPLILMMPPNFSNALQFKKEKWNNFYFTIENQTSLKQTRFPIRNADLEIYENGELTDKTIDFSTPPNGYSLWNIQTGVNISKNLSAGLIVNNLFNTSYRDYLNRLRFFADEAGRNFILNFRYRF; from the coding sequence ATGAAACTGATATATAGTTTATTACTGATCTTTTGTGGATTAGTAATTACAAACGCACAGAAAACTTTTTCTGTTCAGGGTACAGTTCAGGATTTCCACGACAAAACCATGCTCGAAAATGCTGTGGTCAAATTGGGAGATTTCACTGCCAAAACAGATAAAAACGGAAAGTTTTCTTTCAATAAAATTCCTGCGGGAAATTACAAACTCATTGCGAAGCATCCTGATTGTAATGATTATACTGAAAATGTAGGAGTTACGAAGGATGTTCATCTGTCGATTACGTTAGAACATCACGCTGGCGAAATCGAAACAGTGACCATTCATGGAAGTCATAAAACAAATGGTTCTTTAATAATTAAAACCCTTGACAAGTCTGAAATCGAAAGAAACACGACCGATAATCTTGGGAATTTATTATCAAAAATTTCTGGCGTTACTGCCTTAAAAACGGGTAATAATGTTTCAAAACCGGTTATTCACGGTCTTTACGGAAGCCGGATCGCTATTTTAAACAACGGAGTGAAACTTGCCGAGCAGGAATGGGGCGTTGAGCATGCGCCAAATGTTGATATCAACAACTTTCAACATATCGATGTCATTAAAGGTGCTTCGGCTTTGAAATACGGAAGCGATGCGATCGGAGGAGTTGTCGTCCTTGAGCCTGAGATTTTTCCTAAAAAAGATACAATTAAAGGTTCGATCGGTCTTTCGGGAATTTCAAATGGTAGAGGTTTAGCTCTTGATGTAGATGTTGCCAAGGTATGGAAAAACGGATGGGCGGTTAAATCTGGAGGAAGCATCAAAAAATTAGGCGATCAAAGTGCTCCGGATTATAACCTGAAAAACACGGGAATGGATTTTTCTTCCTTCAATTTCACGGTTCAGAATAATACATTTGAAAAAGGAATTTCATTTGATTATTATTTGACCAATCAGAATATAGGGATTTTAAGAGATTCTCACGTTTCTACAACGGGTGATTATGACAGAGCCATGACTGCAAGTATTCCTGTTTATTCGGGGAATTTCAGTTATGATATTGATAATCCGCGACAGGTGATTGAGCATCATATTGCTAAAGTTTCGGCCTTTAAAAGATTTTCAACGATCGGAAAACTTTCTGCAACGTACAGTTATCAGTACAATCACAGACAGGAGTACGACATCAGAAGAGGTGAATTGAAAGATACGCCTTCTCTGGATCTTGAATTGATGACGCATCAGTTTAATTTGAATGATTTACTGGAAAGAGAAAAATGGTCGTTAGAAACAGGTATTGACGGTAGTTTTCAAAACAATTATTCAGATCCTGCGACAAAAGCGAGACGTCTGATTCCTAATTATGACAAATATTCTGCGGGTGCTTATTCGGTTTTTAAATATAAAATTTCGAATCATTTTAATTTTGAAGCTGGAGCGAGATATGATTTCGCCCGTTATGATGTCACGAAATGGTATGACAAAAGCGATTGGGAAGGAAGATATGCCAACGTTTTTCCAGAATTTTATGTGAAAACTGATCAAAACAGAATTTTGACGCGTCCTCAATTAAACTATAACAATGTTTCTTTCAATGCAGGTCTGGAATATCATCCAGGTTCTGTATTTGATCTGAAATTTAATTATGCGAAAGTGGGAAGATCTCCGAATGTTGCAGAACTGTTTTCTGACGGATTGCATCATTCCGCAGGAATTATTGAAACCGGAGATATGGGATTGAAAAACGAACAGGGACATCAGTTTAATTTAACAGTGGATTCAAAATTCAATGTTTTGAGAGGGCTGAATATTTCTGTAAATCCTTATTTTTTCATTACTAAAAATTTCATTAATGAAGTTCCTGTTGGGATTAAAGGTACGATCAGAGGTGTTTTCCCGGAATGGGCGTATCAGCAGATTGATGCAAAAATGTATGGTCTGGATCTGGATGTGAATTTTAAACTTACAGATGATCTCACCTACGTTGGAAAGGGAAGTTATGTTTACGGACAAGACGAAACCAACAACGAACCATTAATTTTAATGATGCCTCCGAATTTCTCTAATGCATTGCAGTTCAAAAAAGAAAAATGGAATAACTTCTATTTTACTATTGAGAATCAAACCTCTTTAAAGCAAACTAGATTTCCTATCAGAAATGCAGACTTAGAAATTTACGAAAACGGAGAACTGACTGATAAAACAATTGATTTCAGTACTCCGCCAAACGGATATTCGCTCTGGAATATTCAGACGGGCGTTAATATTAGCAAAAATCTTTCTGCGGGTCTTATCGTGAATAATCTATTTAACACTTCATATAGAGATTATCTGAATCGTTTGAGATTCTTTGCGGATGAGGCAGGAAGAAACTTTATTTTAAACT
- a CDS encoding 6-pyruvoyl trahydropterin synthase family protein, giving the protein MIRITKIFTFETAHVLYNYDGKCKNMHGHSYKLFVTVKGKPINDLENPKNGMVVDFGDIKAIVKAEIVDVWDHSVLINGVSPHREMGEELENKGQKVIYCNFQPTCENMLYAIAAKIKSKLPADVSLAYLKLHETENSYGEWFAEDNQ; this is encoded by the coding sequence ATGATACGTATTACAAAAATTTTTACATTCGAGACAGCTCATGTTTTATACAATTATGATGGGAAATGTAAAAATATGCACGGGCATTCTTACAAACTTTTTGTTACCGTAAAAGGAAAACCGATCAATGATCTGGAAAATCCTAAGAACGGTATGGTAGTAGATTTCGGAGATATTAAAGCCATTGTAAAAGCTGAAATCGTAGATGTTTGGGATCATTCGGTGTTGATCAACGGGGTTTCTCCGCATAGAGAAATGGGAGAGGAATTAGAAAATAAAGGTCAGAAAGTGATTTACTGCAACTTTCAGCCAACTTGTGAAAATATGTTGTACGCAATTGCTGCAAAAATAAAATCAAAACTTCCTGCGGATGTTTCTTTGGCTTATTTAAAACTTCACGAAACAGAAAACTCTTACGGAGAGTGGTTTGCAGAAGATAACCAATAA